Proteins from a genomic interval of Euzebyales bacterium:
- a CDS encoding VOC family protein codes for MRQKITPNLWFDTEAEEAANFYVSVFKNSRIVDVTHYNEAGPREAGLVMTVEFELDGQRFVGINGGPEFTFDEAVSFEVSCETQDEVDYFWERLSDGGEEGQCGWLKDRFGLSWQITPVGIEEILNDPDPERARRAMEAMLQMGKLDVAALRAAADGTPAG; via the coding sequence ATGCGGCAGAAGATCACCCCCAACCTGTGGTTCGACACCGAGGCCGAGGAGGCCGCCAACTTCTACGTCTCGGTGTTCAAGAACTCACGGATCGTCGACGTGACCCACTACAACGAGGCCGGTCCGCGCGAGGCCGGCCTGGTGATGACGGTCGAGTTCGAACTCGATGGCCAGCGCTTCGTCGGCATCAACGGCGGCCCGGAGTTCACCTTCGACGAAGCCGTGTCGTTCGAGGTCTCGTGCGAGACCCAGGACGAGGTCGACTACTTCTGGGAGCGGCTCTCGGACGGTGGCGAGGAAGGGCAGTGCGGCTGGCTGAAGGACCGCTTCGGCCTCTCGTGGCAGATCACGCCCGTCGGGATCGAGGAGATCCTCAACGATCCCGACCCCGAGCGGGCGCGACGGGCGATGGAGGCGATGCTGCAGATGGGCAAGCTCGACGTCGCTGCCCTGCGCGCCGCCGCAGACGGCACCCCGGCGGGCTGA
- a CDS encoding cobalamin-independent methionine synthase II family protein, with product MADLLRADNVGSFLRPAYLTDALDRRADDAELRQLEDRAVREVVALQEELGMPVVTDGEFRRRVWYGTMTRITEGFDPERFERVYTDEQGRQDRHGGPVVVTPLERTRSQVDFELAFLREQTDRPVKITIPSPSHFLSYWTPGVSDRAYPDRQAFLDALIGLMHEDAVALANAGAAYLQIDAPKYTYFHDERLYPDADRRAEQLAEYVRQDARVLAGVEGVVTGLHICRGNYRGMYGSSTPYEEFAEVLFREADSYDRLLLEYDSVPAGGFEALRFVPDDTVAVLGLVSTKTPELEDPDALRRQIDEASRHLPLDLLAVSPQCGFASAYQGNQVTVDDERRKLELVLRTAEDVWGGVGSPMP from the coding sequence GTGGCTGACCTCCTCCGCGCAGACAACGTCGGGAGCTTCCTGCGGCCCGCCTACCTGACCGACGCGCTCGACCGCCGCGCCGACGACGCCGAGCTGCGGCAGCTGGAGGACCGGGCGGTCCGCGAGGTCGTCGCGCTGCAGGAGGAGCTGGGCATGCCGGTCGTCACCGACGGCGAGTTTCGGCGGCGGGTCTGGTACGGCACGATGACGCGCATCACGGAAGGGTTCGACCCGGAGCGCTTCGAGCGCGTCTACACCGATGAGCAGGGCAGGCAGGACCGCCACGGCGGCCCGGTCGTGGTCACGCCGCTCGAGCGCACGCGCAGCCAGGTCGACTTCGAGCTGGCGTTCCTGCGCGAGCAGACCGACCGCCCGGTCAAGATCACGATCCCCAGCCCAAGCCACTTCCTCAGCTACTGGACGCCCGGGGTGTCCGACCGCGCGTACCCGGACCGCCAGGCGTTCCTCGACGCGTTGATCGGGCTGATGCACGAGGACGCCGTGGCGCTGGCCAACGCCGGCGCGGCGTACCTCCAGATCGACGCACCCAAGTACACCTACTTCCACGACGAACGGCTGTACCCCGACGCGGACCGCCGCGCCGAGCAGCTCGCCGAGTACGTCCGTCAGGACGCCCGGGTCCTGGCGGGGGTCGAGGGTGTCGTCACCGGCCTGCACATCTGCCGCGGCAACTACCGCGGCATGTACGGCAGCAGCACGCCCTACGAGGAGTTCGCCGAGGTGCTGTTCCGGGAGGCGGACAGCTACGACCGGCTCCTGCTTGAGTACGACAGCGTGCCCGCCGGCGGCTTCGAGGCGCTGCGGTTCGTACCCGACGACACCGTCGCGGTGCTCGGCCTGGTGTCCACCAAGACCCCCGAGCTCGAGGATCCCGATGCTCTGCGGCGCCAGATCGACGAGGCGTCCCGCCATCTGCCCCTCGACCTGCTCGCGGTCAGCCCACAGTGCGGGTTCGCGTCGGCCTACCAGGGCAACCAGGTGACCGTGGACGACGAGCGGCGCAAGCTCGAACTCGTGCTGCGCACCGCGGAGGACGTGTGGGGTGGTGTCGGCTCGCCGATGCCGTGA
- a CDS encoding maleylpyruvate isomerase family mycothiol-dependent enzyme: MPTYEHAVNTLDTELGRVHEVLAGLTPDNWRKPTKLEPIDTTKPHWTVFELAGHFDISIGLARMLMADPTEGQPGRDRTSFFIFARSEVAPVVYDYAYSMVEGRTPSDMPDVLGETFTKTVQEARDRPPDLIGPGYYALMRLDEFVISRVVEAVVHGLDLTDALGRDSIATPDGIAITAEILDDLLARRTVAGRPADLADDREWIRAASGRGPHTDPRLPLIG, from the coding sequence ATGCCGACCTACGAACACGCCGTCAACACGCTGGACACAGAGCTCGGCCGCGTCCACGAGGTGCTCGCGGGCCTGACGCCAGACAACTGGCGAAAGCCGACCAAGCTCGAGCCCATCGACACCACGAAGCCCCACTGGACCGTGTTCGAGTTGGCGGGCCACTTCGACATCTCCATCGGCCTTGCGCGGATGCTCATGGCCGACCCGACGGAAGGCCAGCCGGGACGCGACCGCACGAGCTTCTTCATCTTCGCCCGGTCCGAGGTCGCACCCGTCGTGTACGACTACGCGTACTCGATGGTCGAGGGTCGGACGCCATCGGACATGCCGGACGTCCTCGGCGAGACCTTCACGAAGACGGTGCAGGAGGCCCGCGATCGTCCCCCGGATCTCATCGGTCCGGGCTACTACGCGCTCATGCGCCTCGACGAGTTCGTCATCAGCAGGGTGGTCGAGGCCGTCGTTCACGGCCTAGACCTGACCGATGCGCTGGGCCGCGACAGCATCGCAACACCGGACGGCATCGCGATCACCGCCGAGATCCTCGACGACCTACTGGCCCGCCGGACGGTCGCCGGCCGACCCGCGGACCTCGCCGACGACCGGGAGTGGATCCGTGCCGCGTCAGGTCGCGGTCCGCACACCGACCCCCGTCTCCCACTCATCGGCTGA
- a CDS encoding inositol monophosphatase family protein, with product MRHRELEVAVAAARAGGRAVLDSRRRLEIARKDDDRANIVTSADLASQAAVTAVITEAFPRHAIVGEEGTAGSTGSDEVWYVDPLDGTTNYVHGVPFWCVSVALHRPDGVVCGAVCDPLRDEVYAALRGGGATCNDVPLSVSVVDRLDRALLVAMAQSDDPAVIHEYVVLYERLLNVARTWAHPRWRSAWWRRAGWRPTSNGTWIRGTSSRAR from the coding sequence ATGAGGCACCGCGAGCTGGAGGTAGCGGTCGCTGCGGCACGCGCCGGCGGCCGTGCGGTCCTCGACAGCCGACGCCGGCTGGAGATCGCCCGCAAGGACGATGACCGAGCCAACATCGTGACGTCGGCTGACCTGGCGTCACAGGCGGCGGTCACCGCTGTCATCACCGAGGCGTTCCCCCGGCATGCGATCGTCGGTGAGGAGGGCACCGCGGGCTCCACCGGCAGCGACGAGGTGTGGTACGTCGACCCGCTGGACGGCACGACCAACTACGTGCACGGCGTGCCGTTCTGGTGCGTGTCGGTCGCGCTGCACCGCCCCGACGGCGTGGTGTGCGGCGCGGTCTGCGACCCGCTCCGCGACGAGGTCTACGCGGCGTTGCGCGGCGGCGGGGCGACGTGCAACGACGTGCCTCTGTCGGTCTCGGTCGTCGACCGGCTGGACCGCGCGCTGCTCGTGGCGATGGCGCAGTCCGACGACCCGGCGGTCATCCACGAGTACGTCGTGCTGTACGAGCGGCTGCTCAATGTGGCCCGAACCTGGGCTCACCCGCGCTGGCGCTCTGCCTGGTGGCGGCGGGCCGGTTGGAGGCCTACGTCGAACGGTACATGGATCCGTGGGACATCCTCGCGGGCAAGGTGA
- a CDS encoding helix-turn-helix transcriptional regulator: MDSRHSAPHRGRHPRRRRRSQRAEERSFHGDQLAKHLSDDGRRLIGHGTLYKALGRLTEAGLLSNGWEDPDMAVAEGRPRRRLYEVTGAGEQALIAW; this comes from the coding sequence TTGGACTCCCGGCACTCTGCCCCCCATCGAGGCCGACATCCTCGTCGCCGCCGTCGCTCTCAGCGCGCCGAGGAGCGGTCGTTCCACGGCGACCAGCTCGCGAAGCACCTGTCGGACGACGGTCGGAGGCTGATCGGCCACGGCACGCTGTACAAGGCCCTGGGCCGCCTCACCGAAGCGGGGCTGCTGTCGAACGGGTGGGAGGATCCCGACATGGCCGTCGCGGAGGGTCGCCCGCGCCGGCGGCTCTACGAGGTCACAGGCGCGGGCGAACAAGCCCTCATCGCGTGGTAG
- a CDS encoding SDR family oxidoreductase, which yields MRRIAIITGGASGIGAAIGRALVVRGHDVVLADVQHDAAERLAEQLTAAGPGAARGVLLDVRDGDQVADLVRDVHAAHERLDLMFNNAGVDVSGEPEELSLAHWERAIDVNLRGVLHGCRAAYPLMKEQPQGGYIVNTASLAGLMPISGGTAPYAMTKSGVVGLSLALRAAGADFGVRVSVVCPGFVDTPILDTKGPSDLPVPTSAARLPTMREMLRRQRTRLYPADRLAADVLRGIARNRAVIVSPRSVQALWWMWRLAPPLGLKLAVDLTRQARRTIEETPTVA from the coding sequence ATGCGCCGTATCGCGATCATCACCGGAGGTGCCTCGGGCATCGGTGCGGCCATCGGTCGCGCTCTGGTCGTCCGCGGCCACGACGTCGTGCTCGCCGACGTCCAGCACGACGCCGCCGAGCGTCTCGCGGAGCAGCTGACCGCCGCCGGCCCAGGTGCCGCTCGAGGTGTCCTGCTCGACGTCCGCGACGGCGACCAGGTCGCTGACCTCGTCCGGGACGTGCATGCCGCTCACGAGCGGCTCGACCTGATGTTCAACAACGCCGGAGTCGACGTCTCTGGAGAGCCCGAGGAGCTCTCTCTCGCCCACTGGGAACGCGCCATCGACGTGAACCTCCGAGGAGTGCTCCACGGCTGCCGGGCCGCGTACCCGCTCATGAAGGAGCAGCCGCAGGGCGGGTACATCGTCAACACCGCGTCGCTGGCCGGACTCATGCCCATCTCCGGGGGAACGGCGCCGTACGCGATGACGAAGTCCGGTGTGGTGGGACTGAGCCTCGCGCTGCGTGCGGCAGGGGCGGACTTCGGAGTGAGGGTCAGCGTCGTCTGTCCCGGATTCGTCGACACCCCCATCCTCGACACGAAGGGACCGTCAGACCTGCCGGTGCCGACGTCCGCGGCGCGACTCCCGACGATGCGGGAGATGCTGCGGCGCCAACGGACACGGTTGTACCCGGCAGACCGGCTGGCGGCGGACGTGCTCCGTGGCATCGCCCGGAACCGAGCGGTCATCGTCTCGCCGCGGAGCGTGCAGGCTTTGTGGTGGATGTGGCGGCTCGCGCCGCCGCTCGGACTCAAACTTGCCGTGGACCTCACCCGCCAGGCGCGACGGACGATCGAGGAGACCCCGACGGTTGCCTGA
- a CDS encoding nuclear transport factor 2 family protein, which produces MQQHLPSQRSEWSAPEPTAEERELLARFIDAHERCDSAAAAAVASQDIRVTMPPQLMVFDGLDAIAPLLERAFGDQREGDWRLLPTTANRLPTAASYLLRPGDTMFRAFKFDVLLIEDGKIAEITTFGPSLFGAFDLPETFPDDPWASPVVGIGATERRRS; this is translated from the coding sequence ATGCAGCAGCACCTGCCGTCGCAGCGGTCGGAATGGTCGGCGCCCGAGCCAACGGCCGAGGAACGCGAGCTGCTCGCGCGGTTCATCGACGCGCACGAACGCTGCGACTCGGCCGCCGCGGCCGCCGTCGCGTCGCAGGACATCCGCGTCACGATGCCGCCGCAGCTCATGGTCTTCGACGGGCTGGACGCCATCGCGCCGCTGCTGGAGCGGGCGTTCGGCGACCAGCGCGAGGGCGACTGGCGGCTGCTGCCGACCACGGCCAACCGCTTGCCGACCGCCGCGAGCTACCTGCTGCGGCCCGGCGACACGATGTTCCGGGCGTTCAAGTTCGACGTCCTGCTCATCGAGGACGGCAAGATCGCCGAGATCACCACGTTCGGCCCCTCGCTGTTCGGCGCATTCGACCTGCCGGAGACCTTCCCGGATGACCCGTGGGCCAGCCCTGTGGTGGGGATAGGCGCTACAGAACGCCGACGTTCGTGA
- a CDS encoding peptidoglycan recognition family protein codes for MRAHSIERVTVHHSGVGFWDNRKAPARFRSHQANHQARGWPDIAYHLLIDRRGHVYRGRPLWARGDTGTDYNPRGHLLVMCEGNFEKQKPTDAQVRALVHVLAWACVTYDLPLRRIKGHRDFANTACPGDALYRLLENGTIRRRVRRRINRGGVSLRKICGDAGDRLVARIESGDA; via the coding sequence ATGCGGGCCCACAGCATCGAGCGCGTCACCGTGCATCACAGCGGCGTGGGGTTCTGGGACAACCGGAAGGCGCCGGCGCGGTTCCGCTCCCACCAGGCCAACCACCAAGCGCGAGGCTGGCCCGACATCGCGTACCACCTGCTGATCGACCGTCGTGGTCACGTGTACCGCGGGCGACCGCTGTGGGCCAGGGGCGACACGGGCACCGACTACAACCCGCGCGGTCACCTGCTCGTGATGTGCGAGGGCAACTTCGAGAAGCAGAAGCCGACCGACGCGCAGGTCAGAGCCCTCGTTCACGTTCTGGCGTGGGCGTGCGTGACGTACGACCTGCCCTTGCGTCGCATCAAGGGCCACCGCGACTTCGCGAACACCGCCTGCCCTGGCGACGCGCTGTATCGGCTGTTGGAGAACGGGACCATCCGGCGCCGCGTCCGTCGGCGCATCAACAGAGGCGGGGTCTCGCTTCGGAAGATCTGTGGAGACGCCGGCGACCGTCTCGTCGCCAGAATCGAGAGCGGCGACGCGTGA
- a CDS encoding inositol monophosphatase family protein, producing MAAGRLEAYVERYMDPWDILAGKVILEEAGGTLTRFDGTPLDVPQLADIVASNGPLHDQLLVALHASTDKEAT from the coding sequence GTGGCGGCGGGCCGGTTGGAGGCCTACGTCGAACGGTACATGGATCCGTGGGACATCCTCGCGGGCAAGGTGATCCTCGAGGAGGCCGGCGGCACGCTGACCCGCTTCGACGGCACGCCGCTGGACGTGCCACAGCTGGCCGACATCGTGGCGAGCAACGGGCCGCTCCACGACCAGCTGCTCGTGGCCCTCCACGCTTCGACCGACAAGGAAGCGACATGA
- a CDS encoding lamin tail domain-containing protein — translation MPQGFRLKAGRFMRIHTGRGTDDVNDLYWGRGWYVWNNDGDRATLKNRIGDVKDRCTYDGGDVSVRC, via the coding sequence ATCCCGCAGGGATTCAGGCTCAAAGCCGGCCGCTTTATGCGGATCCACACCGGGAGGGGCACGGACGACGTCAACGACCTCTACTGGGGGCGCGGCTGGTACGTCTGGAACAACGACGGCGACCGGGCCACGCTCAAGAACAGGATCGGCGACGTCAAGGACCGGTGCACCTACGACGGCGGCGATGTGTCGGTGCGCTGTTGA
- the mobF gene encoding MobF family relaxase has translation MAAIRAGDAGASVAYYVDQVSRDRYDYYAGHGEAPGVWRDAFAEHLGLSGDVVAEDFRSVLEGHDPATGARLKPRANRRVAAWDVTFSPPKSFSALWALAPQEARHEVREAQAAAIDAALGYLTRHAWVARLGRDGVDRQDGSQLGFLRADFTHHCSREGDPQLQDPLRPHRPP, from the coding sequence GTGGCTGCGATCCGTGCGGGCGATGCTGGTGCGAGCGTCGCCTACTACGTCGACCAGGTCTCTCGCGATCGTTACGACTACTACGCCGGTCACGGTGAAGCGCCTGGCGTGTGGCGCGACGCGTTCGCCGAGCACCTCGGCCTGTCCGGCGACGTGGTCGCCGAGGACTTCCGCAGCGTCCTTGAAGGCCACGATCCGGCGACCGGCGCGCGGCTGAAGCCGCGGGCGAACCGAAGGGTGGCGGCGTGGGATGTGACGTTCTCGCCGCCGAAGTCGTTCTCGGCGTTGTGGGCGCTCGCGCCTCAGGAGGCCCGCCACGAGGTGCGTGAGGCGCAGGCCGCCGCGATCGACGCTGCCCTCGGCTACCTCACTCGCCATGCGTGGGTCGCCCGCCTGGGCCGGGACGGTGTCGACCGGCAGGACGGCTCCCAGCTGGGCTTCCTGCGCGCGGATTTCACGCACCACTGCTCCCGCGAAGGCGACCCGCAACTACAGGACCCACTCCGTCCTCATCGACCTCCTTGA
- a CDS encoding YbhB/YbcL family Raf kinase inhibitor-like protein — MVVVTMLTAACGRTDDAGDSATLAVSSTAVADGDDIPVEFTCDGEDIAPDLTWSDVPADAVEMVIMVDDPDAPGGTFTHWTVWGLQPDAAPIGGALPQGAMEGTNDFGEVGYRGPCPPAGDGPHHYRFRVLALDSSLDLPRGAPPAQVTAAISGHVIARGQLQATYAR, encoded by the coding sequence ATGGTGGTCGTCACCATGCTCACAGCAGCGTGCGGCCGCACGGACGACGCCGGGGACAGCGCGACGCTCGCGGTCTCGAGCACCGCGGTGGCTGACGGTGATGACATCCCGGTAGAGTTCACGTGCGATGGCGAGGACATCGCGCCGGACCTGACATGGTCCGACGTACCCGCGGACGCGGTCGAGATGGTCATCATGGTGGACGATCCCGACGCCCCCGGTGGCACGTTCACGCACTGGACGGTGTGGGGGCTGCAGCCCGACGCCGCGCCCATCGGCGGCGCTCTGCCGCAGGGAGCGATGGAGGGGACCAACGACTTCGGAGAGGTCGGGTATCGCGGACCGTGCCCTCCCGCGGGAGACGGCCCGCATCACTATCGGTTCCGCGTCCTCGCGCTGGACTCCTCGCTGGACCTGCCCCGGGGCGCCCCGCCCGCGCAGGTGACCGCCGCGATCAGCGGCCATGTGATCGCGCGGGGGCAGCTGCAAGCCACTTACGCCCGCTGA
- a CDS encoding diadenylate cyclase, with amino-acid sequence MAEPGVARRRRLGEELEESGLPSTGTVAFREMLVDEIDHALRPPVHERRVPSSGTVLEPRSEPSTWEPGTQLDITRKPVGEQLLSAVRRFADGLSSWLLRRSDGPSEWVMFDRPAGSERDLVVLANVLDATIVQRHPAGSVRVVGDFGVLRWEGFSWHHEPPVRSWIDVVAACSLHGDAEVLTAMLEFAVHDLGSAGIGALLIHRPNGEPGPAVEERLPPPPPLQIRRPAHLAPLRHALAQIDGAAIFDADGVLRRLGVRLVPSAMAEDTVEAFGGTRHTSGRRYSFDDPLATLIVVSEDGPVSVLRNGEVLGRSDLRG; translated from the coding sequence ATGGCTGAACCCGGAGTGGCGCGGCGTCGACGCCTTGGCGAAGAGCTCGAGGAGAGCGGTCTGCCATCGACAGGCACCGTGGCCTTCCGCGAGATGCTGGTCGACGAGATCGACCATGCGCTCCGGCCGCCTGTCCACGAGCGGCGGGTCCCGAGCTCTGGCACGGTCCTCGAGCCACGTTCGGAGCCGTCCACCTGGGAACCAGGAACCCAGCTCGACATCACGCGCAAGCCGGTGGGTGAGCAACTCCTGTCGGCGGTCCGCCGCTTCGCCGACGGGCTGTCGAGCTGGCTCCTGCGCCGCAGTGACGGTCCCAGCGAGTGGGTGATGTTCGATCGACCCGCAGGCTCCGAGCGGGACCTCGTCGTGCTGGCCAACGTGTTGGATGCCACGATCGTGCAACGTCATCCCGCCGGCTCGGTCAGGGTCGTCGGTGACTTCGGCGTGCTCCGCTGGGAGGGCTTCAGCTGGCACCACGAGCCACCCGTACGAAGCTGGATCGACGTCGTCGCCGCGTGTTCGCTCCACGGCGATGCCGAGGTGCTCACGGCGATGTTGGAGTTCGCGGTCCATGACCTCGGGTCAGCGGGCATCGGGGCGCTGCTCATCCATCGGCCGAACGGCGAGCCCGGTCCCGCGGTCGAAGAGCGCCTCCCCCCGCCACCACCGTTGCAGATCCGCCGGCCCGCGCACCTCGCTCCACTCCGCCACGCGCTCGCGCAGATCGACGGCGCTGCGATCTTCGACGCCGACGGGGTCCTGCGGCGCCTCGGGGTGCGCCTGGTGCCGAGCGCCATGGCGGAGGACACCGTCGAGGCGTTCGGAGGGACCCGCCACACGTCCGGACGGCGCTACAGCTTCGACGACCCGCTCGCCACCCTGATCGTCGTGAGTGAGGACGGTCCGGTCTCGGTGCTGCGGAACGGCGAGGTGCTCGGCCGCTCCGACCTGCGTGGGTGA
- a CDS encoding ATP-binding cassette domain-containing protein, translated as MTDLSRRSAPIATTDDRVLRLDGVSKTYTQGDHQIAALAPTHLSVRTGSFVAVMGPSGSGKTTMLMLMGGLAEPTTGHVLVEGRDVAALSPAARPQRPCC; from the coding sequence ATGACCGACCTCAGCCGCCGGTCCGCGCCGATCGCGACAACCGATGATCGTGTGCTGCGTCTCGACGGCGTCAGCAAGACCTACACGCAAGGTGACCACCAGATCGCGGCGCTCGCACCGACCCACCTGTCCGTGCGCACCGGGTCGTTCGTCGCGGTGATGGGGCCGAGCGGGTCCGGCAAGACCACGATGCTCATGCTGATGGGCGGGCTGGCCGAGCCCACCACCGGCCACGTCCTCGTCGAGGGGCGCGACGTCGCCGCGCTTTCGCCGGCAGCGCGGCCGCAGCGACCGTGTTGTTGA
- a CDS encoding L,D-transpeptidase family protein, which produces MQRRIWAMLLAGAMALGGCTGLPSVTGPDAAARAGTEAVATDEPVAEAPSDETSEREVSADGSEIAAADTSEAATDGADDTDTAHVGAQAAAAAGNEGHDESTPNKRALAVVGTGDRGAKVEKVQRRLARFGFAPGPVDGAYGPRTQAAVRSFQLIAGLKRTGQANARTVAALADYESDVKLLETGDTGRAVRKLQRRLARAPFDPGPADGVYGTKTVEAVWALEKLAGVPVDGNWGPLDEHAFARLEEGSIGRAKRRHKKRWVEFDLSQQVMKVYDPGETRPVLVSHGSSGSGIPWENEEHSGTSITPTGDFVIGRRISGWRESSLDIGRLYNPLYFNGGIAFHGATSVPPYPASHGCIRLPMHIAEYLPDELPNGTPVHVLQ; this is translated from the coding sequence ATGCAACGTAGGATCTGGGCGATGCTGCTCGCCGGCGCCATGGCGCTCGGCGGATGCACCGGCTTGCCGTCCGTCACGGGCCCTGACGCGGCCGCCCGAGCGGGCACGGAGGCGGTCGCGACTGACGAGCCCGTAGCGGAGGCGCCCAGCGACGAGACGTCCGAGCGCGAGGTCTCGGCAGACGGATCCGAGATCGCGGCCGCCGACACGAGTGAGGCGGCGACGGACGGCGCCGACGACACCGACACCGCCCACGTCGGCGCTCAGGCTGCGGCCGCCGCCGGCAACGAGGGGCACGACGAGTCCACGCCGAACAAGCGTGCCCTCGCGGTGGTGGGAACCGGCGACCGTGGGGCCAAGGTCGAGAAGGTCCAGCGCAGGCTCGCGCGATTCGGCTTCGCCCCGGGGCCGGTCGACGGAGCCTACGGTCCGCGCACTCAGGCGGCCGTCAGGTCTTTCCAGCTGATCGCCGGCCTCAAGCGGACCGGGCAGGCCAACGCCAGGACCGTCGCGGCGCTCGCCGACTACGAGTCCGATGTCAAGCTGCTCGAAACCGGTGACACGGGCAGGGCTGTCAGGAAGCTGCAGCGGCGCCTGGCGCGAGCACCGTTCGACCCGGGTCCCGCCGACGGCGTGTACGGCACCAAGACCGTCGAGGCCGTGTGGGCGCTCGAGAAGCTGGCCGGCGTGCCGGTCGACGGCAACTGGGGTCCGTTGGACGAGCACGCGTTCGCTCGGCTGGAGGAGGGCAGCATCGGCAGGGCGAAGCGCAGGCACAAGAAGCGTTGGGTCGAGTTCGACCTGTCCCAGCAGGTCATGAAGGTCTACGACCCCGGCGAGACCCGGCCGGTGCTGGTCAGTCACGGCTCGAGCGGCAGTGGCATCCCGTGGGAGAACGAGGAGCACAGCGGCACGTCGATCACGCCGACTGGTGACTTCGTCATCGGTCGGCGCATCAGCGGGTGGCGTGAGTCGAGCCTCGACATCGGGCGCCTGTACAACCCCCTGTACTTCAACGGCGGGATCGCCTTCCACGGTGCGACCTCGGTGCCGCCGTACCCGGCGAGCCACGGCTGTATCCGGCTGCCGATGCACATCGCCGAGTACCTGCCCGACGAGCTGCCCAACGGCACGCCGGTCCACGTTCTGCAGTGA
- a CDS encoding PadR family transcriptional regulator — protein sequence MSVRNGMLALLAEEPRHCYALKADFEDRTGHTWAINIGQVYSTLERLERDGLVAPGDESDRGAGRSYALTAAGRAQLERWFSEPVLVDPPPRDELAIKLLLAVGAPDVDAVGMIRRQRTALMGVLQRYTRQKELLDDVTELPGVLLHDALILNVEAQLRWLDLCEARLARRGTRSGLSDRVGGETT from the coding sequence ATGTCGGTCCGCAACGGCATGCTCGCACTGCTCGCAGAGGAACCCCGCCACTGCTACGCGCTGAAGGCGGACTTCGAGGACCGGACCGGCCACACGTGGGCGATCAACATCGGCCAGGTCTACTCGACCCTGGAACGCCTCGAGCGGGACGGCCTGGTGGCGCCCGGCGACGAGAGCGACCGCGGGGCTGGGCGCTCCTATGCGCTGACGGCGGCTGGGCGCGCGCAGCTCGAACGGTGGTTCTCCGAGCCCGTGCTCGTCGACCCGCCGCCCCGCGACGAGCTCGCAATCAAGCTGCTGCTGGCAGTCGGAGCCCCGGACGTCGATGCGGTCGGGATGATCCGGCGGCAGCGCACGGCGCTCATGGGCGTGCTCCAGCGCTACACGCGCCAGAAGGAATTGCTCGACGACGTGACCGAGCTGCCGGGCGTGTTGCTGCACGACGCGTTGATCCTCAACGTCGAGGCGCAGCTGCGGTGGCTCGACCTGTGCGAGGCGCGCCTGGCACGTCGCGGCACCCGCAGCGGGCTGTCAGACCGCGTGGGAGGGGAGACGACATGA